The Pyxidicoccus sp. MSG2 DNA segment GGCTCTCCAACGGTGGCGTGGCCGCGCGCCGGCTGCACACGTCCCATGCCTTCCACTCGTCGATGATGACCCCCATCCTGGGGGCGTTCGCGGAGCGCCTGCGCGCGGTGTCCTGGGCGCCTCCGCTGCTGCCGTGGATCTCGAATGTCACGGGCACCTGGATCACCCCCGCGCAGGCGACGAGCCCGGAGTACTGGGTCGAGCACCTGCGGCGCACGGTGCGCTTCGGAGACGGGGTGCGGGAGCTGCTCTCCGAGCCCTCTCGCGTCTTCCTGGAGGTCGGCCCCGGCGGGGTGCTGGGAGCCATCGTCCGGCAGGCGGGACCGGAGCAGCCGGTGGTGGTTGCGTCGATGCGCCACCCGTACGAGGCACGGCCGGACCTGGAGCTGCTGCTGGGCGCGGCCGGGCGGCTCTGGCTCGCGGGCGCGCGTCTGGACGCGGCGAAGCTCTACGCTTCCGAGCCACGCCAGCGCATCCCGCTCCCCACGTATCCCTTCCAGCGTGAGCGCTACTGGGTGGACGCCCGGCCCGCCGAGGCGGCCACGCCGGCTCAGCCAGGACGCGTGTCCAAGCGCACGGAAGCCGAGGGCTGGTTCCATGCGCCGGCCTGGCGCCAGGCCCGGCGGGACGGCCGCCCGAGGCAGGGGGGCCGGTGGCTGGTGTTCGCGCGCGAGCCGAGCGGGCCCGTCGTGGAGCGGCTGCGCCAGCACGGCGCTGACGTGGTGGAGGTGGTGCCCGGCGAGGACTTCCTCCGGCACGGGCCCCGGTGCTACGCGCTGGACGGCTCCAGGCCCGAGCACTTCACCCGGCTCGTGGAGGAGTTGCTCGACGGTGGAGTACCTCCGGAGCGGATCGCCTTCCTGGTGGGCCTGTCTCCCGGGGAGGAGCTGGATGGCGACCCGGTGGACCTGGCGCTGGCGTGGGGTTTCTACGCGCCGCTGTATCTGTCGCGTGCGCTCGCGGCGCGGGTGCCCGGGGTGGAGGTGGAGCTGACCTTCGTCACCGCTGGCGCCCAGGACGTGACGGGAGAGGAGCCGCTGTTCCCGGCGCGCGCGCTGGCGCTCGGGCCGTGCCGCGTGCTGCCACAGGAGCTGGGCCCCGCGTGGCGCTGCCGTGCGGTGGACGTCGTCCTCCCCGGGGAAGGGGTGCGGGCCGAGGATGCGCGGTGGGTGGAAGGGCTGGTAGCGGAGCTGGAGTCGGAGCCGTGCGACGCGGTAGTCGCCCTGCGCGCGGGCCGCCGCTGGGTGGAGGACTACGCCCCCACTTCGCTGCCCGAGCCGTCCAGCCCGCTGCCGCTCCGCCAGGGTGGCGTCTACCTCATCACCGGCGGACTGGGGCGCATCGGCCTGGGCATCGCCGGTCTGCTGGCGGCCGAGGTGAAGGCGAAGCTGGTGCTGCTGAGCCGCACCGCGCTGCCGGAGCGCGAGGCCTGGGAGGCGCGGCTCGCGTCGCATGGCGCGGAGGACGCCACGTCCCGGCTCCTCCTGCGGCTGCTGGAGCTGGAGCGCCAGGGCTCGGAGGTGCTCGTGCTGCGCGCGGACGTGTCGCGCGAGGATGACGTGCGGGCCGCGCTGGCGCGAGCGCGGGCCCGTTTCGGCCGCATCCACGGCGTGGTGCACTCGGCGGGGGTGGTGGGGCCGGACGCCCACGTCCTGGTGCAGGAGACGGACGCGGCCCGGTGTGGCGTGCAGTTCGACGCCAAGGTCCGCGGCCTGCGCGTGCTGGCTCGGGAGCTGGAGGCGGAGCCGCCGGAGGTGGTGGTGCTGCAGTCGTCCCTGGCGGCGGTGCTGGGGGGCCTTGGCTTTTCGGCCTATGCCGCGGCCAACCTCTACATGGATGCCTTCGCCGCGCGGGAAGGACGGCGCGGCGGGACGCGGTGGCTCACCGTGGACTGGGACGGCTGGAGCGAGAGTCCTGGCCTGCTGGCGCTGACGATGGACGAGGGCCTGCGCGCGTTCCGGCGCATCCTCGCGGCGGGTGAGGGCGGCAGGTTCGTCGTCTCCACCGGAGACCTGGCGGCGCGGCGTGCTCGCGAGGCGCGGCCGGCGAAGGGGGCGACGGCGTCGAATGTCCCCGCCTCCACGCACGCCCGGCCGGCGCTGGCCACGCCGTACGTGGCGCCGCGCGACGCCATCGAGCAGCGGATCTGCGAGCTGTGGCAGGCGCTCTTCGGACTGGACCGCGTGGGCATTCACGACAGCTTCTTCGAGCTGGGCGGGCACTCGCTGCTGGGCATGCAGATGGTCTCCCGGGTCAGAGAGGCCTTCGGCGTGGAGGTGTCGATCCGGGGTCTCTTCGAGACACCCAGCGTGGCGGGGGTTGCGATGGCGGTGCTTCAGGGCCGGGCGGCGCAGGCGGATGCCGGGCGGCTCGAGGAGCTGCTGGCGGAGCTGGAGGAGTCGCCATGAGCGACCTGAGCCGGCGCCTGGAGAGCCTCTCTCCCGAGAAGCGCGAGCGGCTGCTGCGCAAGCTGCAGGAGGATGCAAAAGCCGCGGAGTCCCGGAATGGCATTCCGGCACGAGACCGCTCCCAGGCCGCGCCCCTGTCCTTCGCCCAGCAGCGGCTGTGGTTCATCGACAGGCTGCAGCCGGGGTTGGCGCTCTACAACCTGCCCATCGTGCTGAAGGTGGAGGGGGTGCTGGACGTCATCGCGCTCGACAAGAGCCTCCAGGCCCTGATTGCGCGCCACGAAGTCTTGCGGACCACCTTCGCGGAGGAGCCGGAAGGGCCGGTCCAGCGCCTCGCGCCCTCGCTGACGCTCCCGGTGCGGAGCGTGGACCTCCGCGGGCTGCCCGCGGCGGAGCGGGAGCCGGAGGCGCTGCGCCTGGCGCATGAGGAGCTGCGGCGTCCCTTCGATCTGCTCCAGGGGCCGCTGCTGCGCGCCACGCTGCTGCGGCTGGCCGAGCAGGAGCATGTGCTGGTGCTGGTGCTACACCACATCGTCTTCGACATCTGGTCGATGGGGGTGCTGGTCCGCGAGGTGCTGGAGCTCTATGGCGCGCTCTCCCGGGGCGGTCAGCCCGCGCTCGCGCCGCTGCGGACGCAGTACGCGGACTGGGCGGCGTGGCAGCGGAGCGAGTCGCAGCGCGAAGCGCTGGAGTCGCAGCGCTCCTGGTGGAAGGAGCGGCTCGCGGGGCTGGAGCTGTTGGACCTGCCCGCGGATTGGCAGCGGCGTCCCGGGGTGGCCGCCCGGAGTGGCTCGCTCACCTTCCGGCTGACGCGAGAGCGCTGGGAGGCGGTGAAGACGCTGGCGCAGCGCGAGGGCGCCACGCCCTTCATGGTGTTGCTGGCCATCCTGGACGTCATGCTCTTCCGCTACTCGGGCCAGCCGGACGTGGCGGTGGGCACGCCCGTCGCGGGCCGCAACCGGCGCGAGGTGGAGGGGCTCATCGGCTTCTTCATCAACACGCTCGTCATGCGGACGGACCTGTCGGGTGACCCGAGCTTCCGGGAGGTGCTCCAGCGCGTGAAGGAGACGTGTGTCGGCGGGTATGAGCACCAGGACGTGCCGCTGGAGCACATCGTGGCGGCGCTCCAGCCCGGGCGAGATGCCGGGCAGACGCCCTTCTACCGGGTGTCCTTCAACTTCCAGAATGCGCCCATGTCGCAGGTGCGCGTGCCCGGACTCACGCTGCGCCATCTGCACCTGGACACCGGGCTGGCGAAGCTCGACCTGAGCCTGCACTTCACGGAAGGGCCGGAGGGGCTGTCGTGCTTGTGGGAGTACAGCGCGGACCTGTTCGAAGCGGGGACGGTGGAGCGGATGGCGATGGGCTACCGGCGGGTGCTGGAGGCGCTGGTGGCGCGTCCGGAGACGCGGGTGGGAGAGGTGGAGCTGCTGGAGGAGGGAGAGCGGCGGCGGGTGCTGGAGGAGTGGAGCCGGGCGAAGAGGGAAGTGCCAGCGGGCGAGCGCGGGCACGCGCACTTCGAGGCGCAGGCGGAGGCGCGGCCGGAAGCGGTGGCGGTGGAGGAGGCGTCAGGACGCCGCACCCGCTACGGGGAGCTGGAGGAGCGAGCCAACCAGCTGGCGCACCACTTGAAGGGGCTGGGAGTGGGCCCGGAGGTGAGGGTGGGGCTGTGCGTGGAGCGCTCGGCGGAGCTGGTGGTGGGGATGTTGGGGGTGCTCAAGGCCGAGGGGGCGTACGTGCCAATCGACCCGAGCCTGCCGGCGCAGCGGGTGGGGTGGATGCTGGAGGAGGCGGGCATCAGCGTGGTGCTGACGCAGCAGAAGCTGGCGGATGAGCTGGCCTGGCGTGGCGAGGTGTTGGTGTGCCTGGACACGGAGTGGGCGCAGGTGGCGGGGCAGCCCACGACGCGGCCGGGGTGGACGGGAGACGCGCGGAGCCTGGCGTACGTCGTCTTCACGTCGGGAAGCACGGGCCGGCCCAAGGGGGTGATGGTGAGGCACGGGGGCCTGGCGAACATGGCGAGCGCGGTGGCGCTGGGGCATGGGGTGGGGCC contains these protein-coding regions:
- a CDS encoding type I polyketide synthase yields the protein MSEQWGGPEEAVAIIGMSGRFPGAESAEALWRNVSAGVESLSLLGSDDLAAAGVDPAVAAQPGYVRAAFVLDGVDRFDAGFFGLTPREAEVLDPQHRLFLECAWSALESAGYDAESWPRPIALYAGAGASSYLYSNLMQRMDVLRAVGTYQVGISNEKDFLPTRVAHKLGLRGPCVAVQTACSTSLVAVHLACQALLSGESDLALAGGVSISLPQRAGYLAREGDILSPDGHCRAFDARSQGTVRGSGVGVVVLKRLSDAIEHGDTVHAVILGSAVNNDGSERVGYTAPAVDGQAAVVTEALGVARVKAGSLQYVEAHGTATPLGDPIEVSALNHAFRSRAGAPGTIALGSLKTNIGHLDTAAGIAGLIKVVLALKNQQLPPSLHFEQPNPRIDFAGGPFFVNTRLRPWETEGGPRRAGVSSFGIGGTNAHVVLEEAPRARGTRSKRSAHLLVLSARDERTLEAATDNLADHLSGHPELDLGDVAHTLLAGRRRFDYRRVLVCRDLEDARTALASRDAARLLTHVQEATQRQVVFMFPGQGSQYGGMGRGLYEEVPVFRKHVDACCEHLLPHLGLDLRRFLLARDAGTGEADDQLRRTALAQPALFTLSYALAKLWMSWGVKPQAMLGHSVGEYVAACLAGVLKLEDALGLVAARGRLMEQLPAGAMLSVPLPEKDVLPLLGTDLSLAAVNAPSLCVVAGPLEQVAALEARLSNGGVAARRLHTSHAFHSSMMTPILGAFAERLRAVSWAPPLLPWISNVTGTWITPAQATSPEYWVEHLRRTVRFGDGVRELLSEPSRVFLEVGPGGVLGAIVRQAGPEQPVVVASMRHPYEARPDLELLLGAAGRLWLAGARLDAAKLYASEPRQRIPLPTYPFQRERYWVDARPAEAATPAQPGRVSKRTEAEGWFHAPAWRQARRDGRPRQGGRWLVFAREPSGPVVERLRQHGADVVEVVPGEDFLRHGPRCYALDGSRPEHFTRLVEELLDGGVPPERIAFLVGLSPGEELDGDPVDLALAWGFYAPLYLSRALAARVPGVEVELTFVTAGAQDVTGEEPLFPARALALGPCRVLPQELGPAWRCRAVDVVLPGEGVRAEDARWVEGLVAELESEPCDAVVALRAGRRWVEDYAPTSLPEPSSPLPLRQGGVYLITGGLGRIGLGIAGLLAAEVKAKLVLLSRTALPEREAWEARLASHGAEDATSRLLLRLLELERQGSEVLVLRADVSREDDVRAALARARARFGRIHGVVHSAGVVGPDAHVLVQETDAARCGVQFDAKVRGLRVLARELEAEPPEVVVLQSSLAAVLGGLGFSAYAAANLYMDAFAAREGRRGGTRWLTVDWDGWSESPGLLALTMDEGLRAFRRILAAGEGGRFVVSTGDLAARRAREARPAKGATASNVPASTHARPALATPYVAPRDAIEQRICELWQALFGLDRVGIHDSFFELGGHSLLGMQMVSRVREAFGVEVSIRGLFETPSVAGVAMAVLQGRAAQADAGRLEELLAELEESP